The following are encoded together in the Lathyrus oleraceus cultivar Zhongwan6 chromosome 3, CAAS_Psat_ZW6_1.0, whole genome shotgun sequence genome:
- the LOC127131030 gene encoding extensin-like, with protein MSNGLYLFSKIDPPEVVAYYLEDMHKQGVDISDFSLDWLPEFPPDFQKRTREPSKKTKQAKKAKLGEPSGSRPPVPLVGSPGKSVSLPPSVKIEPIASLLPQPSPRYTTSDTPPSTSRPSNLPSQKFNLATTTLPISEAEMLNETTSPSSSPSPQSPPYYNLSSDTKPSDPHSPTLAQIQNRALASQQPTHFNPEPEVTSPPPENPNTTTSDPPPS; from the coding sequence ATGTCAAATGGACTCTATCTTTTCTCAAAgatcgaccctccagaggtagTCGCATACTATCTAGAGGATATGCACAAACAAGGAGTAGatatctcagatttctccttaGACTGGCTGCCCGAATTTCCTCCAGACTTCCAGAAAAGGACACGAGAACCATCTAAGAAGACCAAGCAGGCAAAGAAAGCGAAGTTGGGAGAACCAtctggatcaagacctccagtACCTCTGGTTGGATCACCTGGTAAGTCTGTATCTCTCCCTCCCTCTGTAAAAATTGAACCTATTGCTTCCTTACTCCCTCAACCTTCGCCCAGATATACAACCTCTGATACTCCTCCCTCAACCTCTAGACCCTCTAACCTACCATCCCAAAAATTCAATCTTGCCACCACAACTCTACCTATTTCAGAAGCAGAAATGCTAAACGAAACCACGTCACCCTCTTCATCACCATCTCCACAATCCCCACCTTACTATAACCTCTCATCTGACACTAAACCCTCTGATCCTCACTCCCCAACTCTGGCTCAGATCCAAAACCGTGCTCTAGCCTCTCAACAACCAACACACTTTAATCCTGAACCTGAAGTTACTTCTCCACCCCCAGAAAACCCAAACACAACCACCTCTGACCCCCCACCATCATAA